GATGATGAGCACCTTGACGCGCGAGTCGGGCGCGGAGGCCTCGACGATCTGGCCGCCGGCGCGCCGGCTCTGCACCCCTTTCACCCCCAGGAATTCCAGCCCCTGACAGGCCCACTCGCTGATCTCTTTGAAGTTTTCCCCGATGCCGCCGGTGAACACGATGCAGTCCAGCCCGCCCATGGCCGCGGCGTAGGCGCCGATGTATTTCTTGATCTGACGGGTATAGAGCTTCAGCACCAGCACCGAGCGCTCGTAGTTCGGGTGGGAAGGGCCGGCATGTAGGGCTTCTTCGAACACGCGCATGTCGGAGGAAAGCTCTGACAGGCCCAGCATGCCGCTCCGTTTGTTGAGCACGTCGTTGATGCCGGCGGTATCCAGTCCCTCTTTTTCCATCAGGTAGATGACGATGGCCGGGTCAATATCGCCGCAGCGCGTGCCCATCGGGAGGCCGGCCAGCGGGGTGAAGCCCATGCTGGTATCCACCGATTTCCCGCCGTCCACGGCCGTGATGCTGGCGCCGTTGCCCAGGTGGCAGGTGATGATTTTCAGCTCGGTGATGGGCCGGCCGAGGTAGCGCGCTGCCTGCTGGGCGACGTAGCGGTGCGATGTGCCATGGAAGCCATAGCGGCGGATGCGGTACTTGCGGTAGTACTGATATGGGATGGCGTAGAGATAGGCTTCCGGCGGCATGGTCTGGTGAAAAGCGGTATCGAAGACCGCCACCTGCGGGGTCGCCGGCAGGAGCGACCGCATCGCTTCAATGCCCTGGATGGCGGCAGGGTTATGGAGCGGGGCCAGCTCCACGTTGTCGCGGATGGCGTTCAGCACTTCATCATCAATGATCACCGATTGGGCGAACTTTTCGCCGCCGTGCACGACGCGATGGCCCACCGCGTTGATCTCACGCAGGTCGCGGATGACACCGTAGTCCGGGTGCAGAAGGGTATCCAGGACACGGGCGATGGCCTCGCGATGGTTGGTGACAGGGATGTCCTGCCAGGTAAGCTTGTCGTGCCCTGGCCGGCGGTGGGTCATGGAGGGGATATTCAGGCCGATCTCCTCCACAATGCCGTTGGCCAGGATGGACTCCGTCGTCATGTCGAACAAGCTGTATTTGACGGACGAGCTTCCACAGTTCAGGACCAGGATTTTCATGTTGATGGCGTCCTTGTCAAACGTTCTGCACGGGCGGGGAATATAGCACAAAGGGGCCGAGATGTCAAATTCCCCACCCTCATTCGTGCGAAAACGCACAATTCCGGCATAGGAGATTGTACTAACTCCAGACCGGGATAAACATCAACCACTGTTCAGGCCGGCGGGCGATGGCGGCCTCCAGCACGCGTAAGACACGCAGGGCATTGTGCCGCACCTGTTCATCAGGGGGCAGGGGAGGTTGTTCCATGTCCATGAGGGGGCCGGCGTGCAGGCGATAGCCCCTCTGCGGGGACCATTCGCACCACATCGCCATGACCTGGGCATTGGTCTTCATGGCCAGCCGGATGTGTCCGACAGGCAGGGGGGCCGGCCGGCCGAAAAAGGGGAGCATCTCAAGCTGGCCGGGCACCGGGCGATCCACGCCGGTGGCCACGATGCCGCCGGCGCGCAGGCGCTGAATGGCCTTGCGCAGGGCGGCCTGGCTCACCGGCGTCACTTCACATAATGGGTTGGCGCGCAGGGCGTTCATGAACTGAAAACCGCTGGTCGGCTCGGTCAATGAAAGGATCTGAATGGGTATCTGACGGGAGGTGATGTACTGGATGCCCAGATCGAAGTTGCTGAGATGCGCGCCCACTAGAAGAAGGCCTCGGCCGCTCTCTATGGCGGCCTGCAGGTTTTGGGCGGCGCGTGGAGTGAGAGCCATGGGATGGTGCTCGAAGGCCTGGCGGAAGAGGTCGTAATAGACCTGGCCGGCATGCCGCAGGACCGCGATCACTGCCTGGTCCAGCGACGGATCATCCAGGGGCAAACCGCGCACCTGGGCCTGATTCGCCCGGATGGCGGAGTACATCCTGCCGCCGGCGATGGTCAGCCAGCGGCCGATGGCGCTCCCCAGGCCGGCGGCGGCAGATGGGGGGACGTGCTGGGCAAGCCAGCGGGCGGTGCGGATGGCGGCTCGTGAGCTGGTAATGGCTTTGAACCAGGATTCGTTGTGC
The Anaerolineae bacterium genome window above contains:
- a CDS encoding acetate kinase gives rise to the protein MKILVLNCGSSSVKYSLFDMTTESILANGIVEEIGLNIPSMTHRRPGHDKLTWQDIPVTNHREAIARVLDTLLHPDYGVIRDLREINAVGHRVVHGGEKFAQSVIIDDEVLNAIRDNVELAPLHNPAAIQGIEAMRSLLPATPQVAVFDTAFHQTMPPEAYLYAIPYQYYRKYRIRRYGFHGTSHRYVAQQAARYLGRPITELKIITCHLGNGASITAVDGGKSVDTSMGFTPLAGLPMGTRCGDIDPAIVIYLMEKEGLDTAGINDVLNKRSGMLGLSELSSDMRVFEEALHAGPSHPNYERSVLVLKLYTRQIKKYIGAYAAAMGGLDCIVFTGGIGENFKEISEWACQGLEFLGVKGVQSRRAGGQIVEASAPDSRVKVLIIPTNEELAIARDTAALINNHN
- a CDS encoding lysophospholipid acyltransferase family protein; the protein is MDVRHNESWFKAITSSRAAIRTARWLAQHVPPSAAAGLGSAIGRWLTIAGGRMYSAIRANQAQVRGLPLDDPSLDQAVIAVLRHAGQVYYDLFRQAFEHHPMALTPRAAQNLQAAIESGRGLLLVGAHLSNFDLGIQYITSRQIPIQILSLTEPTSGFQFMNALRANPLCEVTPVSQAALRKAIQRLRAGGIVATGVDRPVPGQLEMLPFFGRPAPLPVGHIRLAMKTNAQVMAMWCEWSPQRGYRLHAGPLMDMEQPPLPPDEQVRHNALRVLRVLEAAIARRPEQWLMFIPVWS